Proteins encoded in a region of the Apilactobacillus apisilvae genome:
- a CDS encoding SGNH/GDSL hydrolase family protein — protein sequence MKNSFIKTAIFTFASAILFKLSRKAMKLRKANSDTYMPSKEFFVDSNINGKKMVFLGSSITDGLASKGKSFVDFLNIEHGVNTIKESVSGTTLAGQEDNSYVSRMKSNLNPNEKIDIFACQLSTNDQRKNKHIGEISNSYNLDEFDINTTIGAIEYIVKYVQENWACPMVFYTCLRKPDPGYEFLRNQLFKLQKKWHFAIIDIWNSKAIKIMNHNNPYFMADDVHPTCAGYRYGWTPIFVKDLDQMFE from the coding sequence ATGAAGAACAGTTTTATTAAAACTGCAATTTTTACATTTGCCAGTGCCATCCTATTTAAACTTTCCAGAAAAGCAATGAAATTAAGAAAAGCGAATAGTGACACATATATGCCGTCCAAAGAATTTTTTGTAGATAGTAATATCAATGGTAAAAAAATGGTTTTTTTAGGTTCTTCTATAACAGATGGTTTAGCATCTAAAGGTAAGTCATTTGTAGATTTCTTAAATATCGAACATGGAGTAAATACAATTAAGGAATCTGTTAGTGGTACTACTTTGGCTGGGCAAGAAGATAATTCTTACGTATCAAGAATGAAATCAAACTTAAATCCAAACGAAAAAATTGATATATTTGCTTGTCAGTTATCAACTAATGATCAAAGAAAAAATAAACATATTGGTGAAATAAGCAACTCATATAACCTTGACGAATTTGATATTAATACTACTATCGGTGCGATTGAATACATAGTAAAATATGTACAAGAAAATTGGGCTTGTCCGATGGTGTTCTATACTTGTTTAAGAAAACCGGATCCTGGATATGAATTTTTAAGAAATCAATTATTTAAATTACAAAAAAAATGGCATTTTGCAATTATCGATATCTGGAATAGTAAAGCAATAAAAATAATGAACCATAATAATCCATATTTTATGGCAGATGATGTTCACCCAACATGTGCTGGATACAGATATGGTTGGACCCCCATATTTGTTAAGGATTTAGATCAAATGTTTGAATAA
- a CDS encoding Ppx/GppA phosphatase family protein: protein MPNDFSSIIVMGSQNIFVQIIDIKHSKLIEDTHYDIDLGEDVFSDRIIEGQTVNEIVDSLNVVRNLLNDYQINDYKFFATNAFHEARNSELVKDQLEQRTGFNINWISQSQESLYRNIATNFYLTDFKKITQNNTLLMDISSGNIELMGYQNSKFTYSKTLNLGPLRVYEVMSDFKADIYNFNEVLHDYIDGQLFEFVRGLPDIGSTQNVILLGSSTAILKALLGNYEITSKLTMKDLDDLYHKMRHVNDQELINLYNIDENSLHQVIPLVTLIHELLESLDVKNIWVSNLKFIDGLTCEKLENSADDNKIEKMMNNQIITSARNMAKQYNVEPKHQMFVEDLSLKLFDELKDVHGLNGRQRLLLQLASIVDDVGSFINNYNHYAHSEYIIKNSEILGLSNIELIMVAMISRYHSHRATSSMFKMLDDLSIEHRMTVIKLSALLRISDALDASRLQKIRTIDIKIVNTTELMIYVTTADELTLEKLNLARKGAFFESVFGIKPILKGEIRQ, encoded by the coding sequence ATGCCAAATGATTTTTCATCCATTATTGTGATGGGTTCACAAAATATTTTTGTTCAAATTATAGATATTAAACATTCAAAATTAATAGAAGATACCCATTATGATATTGATTTGGGGGAAGATGTTTTTTCAGATCGAATTATTGAAGGGCAAACAGTTAACGAAATTGTTGATTCATTAAATGTAGTTCGAAATTTATTAAATGATTACCAAATTAACGATTATAAATTCTTTGCTACAAATGCTTTTCATGAAGCACGTAATTCGGAATTGGTTAAAGACCAACTTGAACAAAGAACTGGATTTAATATTAATTGGATTAGTCAAAGTCAAGAATCTTTATATCGGAATATTGCGACTAATTTTTATTTAACAGATTTTAAAAAAATAACACAAAATAATACATTATTAATGGATATTAGCTCCGGCAATATTGAATTGATGGGCTATCAAAATAGTAAATTTACTTATTCTAAAACATTAAATTTAGGCCCATTAAGAGTTTATGAGGTCATGAGTGATTTTAAAGCTGATATTTATAATTTTAATGAAGTTTTACATGACTACATCGATGGACAATTATTTGAATTTGTAAGAGGCTTGCCAGACATTGGATCTACTCAAAACGTTATTTTATTAGGTTCATCAACGGCCATTCTAAAAGCTTTGTTAGGAAATTATGAAATCACCAGTAAGTTAACAATGAAGGATTTAGATGATTTGTATCATAAGATGCGTCATGTAAATGACCAAGAATTGATTAATTTATATAATATTGACGAAAATTCTTTGCACCAGGTAATTCCACTGGTAACTTTAATCCATGAATTACTTGAGAGCTTGGATGTAAAAAATATTTGGGTGTCTAATTTGAAGTTTATTGATGGTCTTACATGTGAAAAATTAGAAAATAGTGCAGACGACAATAAAATTGAAAAAATGATGAATAATCAAATTATCACTTCAGCTAGAAACATGGCTAAACAATATAATGTTGAACCTAAACACCAAATGTTTGTTGAAGATTTATCATTAAAATTATTCGATGAATTAAAAGATGTTCATGGTCTAAATGGTAGACAGCGTTTGTTACTACAATTAGCTTCAATTGTTGATGATGTGGGTTCATTTATTAATAATTATAATCACTATGCTCATTCTGAATATATAATTAAGAATTCTGAAATACTTGGATTGTCTAATATCGAATTAATAATGGTAGCAATGATTTCGCGTTACCATAGTCATAGAGCAACCTCATCAATGTTTAAAATGTTAGATGATCTTAGTATTGAACATCGAATGACAGTTATTAAATTATCAGCATTACTAAGAATCTCTGATGCATTAGATGCTAGTCGATTACAAAAGATTAGAACTATTGATATTAAAATAGTGAATACTACCGAATTAATGATTTATGTAACGACTGCAGACGAATTGACCTTAGAAAAATTAAATTTAGCACGTAAAGGTGCATTCTTTGAATCGGTCTTCGGCATTAAACCTATATTGAAGGGAGAAATTAGACAATGA
- a CDS encoding RNA degradosome polyphosphate kinase, with protein sequence MNLTKPEYFNSRELTWVDFDSRVLEEANDKSNPLLERLRFLGITQSNLDEFFNIRVASLHKLTSVNYEGTDSAGLTAAQQLSGISKKVHDLVRNQYSILFGKLLPKLSRENINILNINQINDRQKNFLDDYFHQELYPVLTPLAVDSSRPFPFLANNTLNIGLMITKNDDAHKESFATVQVPDTCPRVIKLPGADNDFILLEEVIKYFMNELFVGYKAHDMACFRITRDMDVEADEDTSDLMKEIKHDLRKREFGPVMRLEIEAGMSNQILNLLLKEYKLNKEGLYVVDGPINLNFVGKLIKQVYGHKDLLFDKFTPYYPKALRNQTMFEAISKSDIFVSHPYDSFQPVMNFIQQAAHDKKTLAIKMTIYRVSANSPIIKALKEAAQNGKQVTVLVELKARFDEANNLHWADELERVGCHVIYGLVGLKVHCKLALVVRKEESGIKRYMHMGTGNYNDVTAKLYTDMGIFTCNQEMGVDATNIFNMLSGFSQPPYFHKLSISPDGIRDYLMHMADKEIENVKMGKKGLIQMQMNSLSDTLIIKKLYEASAAGVKIHLIVRGICNLRVGIPGISENITVHSIVGQLLEHRRFYYFYADGDEKVFLSSADLMTRNLSRRVELMFPILNDNIRKHLINIYKILWNDNVKTRLLYPDNTWGHLRNNKKLLNSQRYLIDNRKKVADDLLNDLFPKKHRSKIKNKFTPMRSKNERKL encoded by the coding sequence ATGAATTTAACAAAACCAGAATATTTCAATAGTCGGGAATTAACTTGGGTTGATTTTGACAGTCGAGTACTTGAAGAAGCTAATGATAAAAGCAATCCATTATTAGAAAGACTGAGATTTTTAGGAATTACCCAAAGTAACTTAGATGAATTCTTTAATATTAGAGTTGCTTCTCTTCATAAATTAACATCTGTTAATTATGAAGGTACTGACTCAGCAGGGTTAACGGCGGCTCAACAATTAAGTGGTATTTCTAAAAAAGTTCATGATTTAGTTCGTAATCAATATTCCATTCTTTTTGGTAAATTATTACCTAAACTATCACGTGAAAATATTAATATTTTAAATATTAACCAAATTAATGATAGACAAAAAAACTTTTTAGATGATTATTTTCATCAAGAACTATATCCAGTTTTAACACCATTGGCAGTGGATTCTTCTAGACCATTTCCATTTTTAGCAAACAATACTTTAAATATTGGACTAATGATTACTAAAAATGATGATGCCCATAAGGAATCTTTTGCAACTGTTCAGGTTCCTGATACTTGTCCTCGCGTTATTAAACTACCAGGTGCCGATAACGATTTTATCTTATTAGAAGAAGTCATAAAATACTTTATGAATGAACTATTTGTGGGTTATAAAGCCCATGACATGGCTTGCTTTAGAATTACTCGTGATATGGATGTTGAAGCAGATGAAGATACTTCTGATCTGATGAAAGAAATTAAACATGATTTAAGAAAACGTGAATTCGGACCAGTTATGCGTTTAGAAATTGAAGCTGGGATGAGTAATCAAATTTTAAATCTATTGCTAAAGGAATATAAATTAAATAAAGAGGGACTATACGTTGTTGATGGGCCGATTAATTTGAACTTTGTGGGTAAATTAATCAAGCAAGTTTATGGTCACAAAGATTTATTATTTGATAAATTTACACCATATTATCCCAAAGCTCTACGTAATCAAACAATGTTTGAAGCTATTTCTAAAAGTGATATTTTTGTAAGTCATCCCTACGATTCATTCCAACCAGTAATGAATTTTATTCAACAAGCTGCGCATGATAAAAAAACTTTAGCAATTAAAATGACAATTTATCGGGTGTCTGCTAATTCACCAATTATTAAGGCTTTGAAAGAAGCTGCTCAAAATGGTAAGCAAGTGACAGTTTTAGTTGAATTAAAAGCTCGTTTTGATGAAGCGAATAATTTGCACTGGGCAGATGAATTAGAACGAGTTGGTTGTCATGTTATCTATGGACTAGTTGGATTAAAAGTCCATTGTAAATTGGCACTAGTTGTTCGAAAAGAAGAAAGTGGAATTAAGCGTTATATGCATATGGGTACTGGTAATTATAACGATGTAACTGCCAAGCTATATACTGATATGGGAATCTTCACATGTAATCAAGAAATGGGAGTGGATGCTACAAACATCTTTAATATGTTGTCTGGATTTTCACAACCTCCATATTTTCATAAATTATCAATTTCACCTGATGGCATTCGCGATTATTTAATGCACATGGCTGATAAAGAAATCGAAAATGTTAAGATGGGAAAGAAAGGTTTAATTCAAATGCAAATGAATTCACTTTCTGACACCTTAATTATAAAAAAACTTTATGAAGCAAGCGCTGCGGGTGTTAAAATTCATTTAATTGTTAGAGGAATTTGTAATTTACGTGTTGGAATTCCAGGAATATCAGAAAATATTACAGTGCATTCAATTGTTGGACAATTATTGGAACATCGTCGTTTTTATTATTTCTATGCTGATGGTGATGAAAAAGTATTTCTTTCTAGTGCTGATTTAATGACTAGAAATTTAAGTCGTCGTGTTGAATTGATGTTTCCAATTTTGAATGATAATATCAGAAAGCATTTAATTAATATTTATAAAATTTTATGGAATGACAATGTTAAAACTAGATTATTATATCCTGATAATACATGGGGGCATTTGAGAAATAATAAGAAGTTATTAAATTCACAAAGATATTTAATTGACAACCGTAAAAAAGTTGCCGATGATTTATTGAATGATTTGTTTCCTAAAAAGCATCGAAGTAAAATAAAAAATAAGTTCACACCAATGCGTAGTAAAAATGAAAGGAAGCTTTAA